A single region of the Streptomyces sp. NBC_01262 genome encodes:
- a CDS encoding nuclear transport factor 2 family protein yields MSTATSLTEQNRAIVEAMFEAGKKGDVEGVVSYLSDDVKIIEPLFLPFGKVYQGKDGFFGLAQILPDYLDLSSITVHYTIADGDRVAACVGIPDATTGELTHFIEQFTIKDGKIVENRLFYNDAGTLVGQPKVA; encoded by the coding sequence ATGTCCACAGCCACATCACTGACCGAGCAGAACCGCGCGATCGTCGAAGCCATGTTCGAAGCGGGGAAAAAGGGCGACGTCGAGGGCGTCGTCTCCTATCTGTCGGACGACGTCAAGATCATCGAGCCGCTGTTTCTGCCCTTCGGGAAGGTCTACCAGGGCAAGGACGGATTCTTCGGCCTCGCCCAGATCCTGCCGGACTACCTCGACCTTTCCTCGATCACGGTGCACTACACCATCGCCGACGGCGACCGCGTCGCGGCGTGCGTCGGCATCCCGGACGCCACGACCGGAGAGCTGACCCACTTCATCGAACAATTCACCATCAAGGACGGCAAGATCGTCGAGAATCGGCTGTTCTACAACGACGCCGGCACCCTGGTCGGCCAGCCCAAGGTCGCGTAG
- a CDS encoding helix-turn-helix domain-containing protein yields MDEKEAARAAVREFLTTRRARVTPADAGLPPQGTRRRVKGLRREEVALLAGVSPEYYVRLERGQATGPSAGVVDAVAGVLRLDEDERAHLDRLLAALTPAARKRSRGAAKDLVTPGIRVLLDSMDHLPAVVFNGRFDILAANTLGRALLAPMYDLPGRTNSARFLFLDEPRARDLFPEWDRITADTVAMLRIEAGRHPEDPDLTELIGQLATRSTEFRTRWATNDVRIHRAGTKTFRHPLIGEVTLPYETLRIDAVSNQILSVYTPRPGTPEADAIRLLASWNADSQRNN; encoded by the coding sequence ATGGACGAGAAGGAGGCCGCTCGGGCGGCGGTCCGCGAGTTCCTCACCACCCGCCGCGCCCGGGTCACCCCAGCCGACGCCGGCCTTCCTCCGCAGGGCACCCGCCGCCGGGTGAAAGGCCTGCGCAGGGAGGAGGTCGCGTTGCTCGCAGGGGTCAGCCCGGAGTACTACGTACGGCTCGAACGGGGCCAGGCAACCGGGCCCTCCGCCGGAGTCGTCGACGCCGTCGCCGGCGTCCTGCGTCTGGACGAGGACGAACGCGCTCACCTCGACCGGCTGCTCGCCGCCCTGACCCCCGCGGCCCGCAAGCGGAGCCGCGGCGCGGCGAAAGACCTGGTCACCCCCGGAATCCGGGTGCTGCTGGACTCGATGGACCACCTACCCGCAGTGGTCTTCAACGGCCGGTTCGACATCCTCGCCGCCAACACCCTGGGGCGCGCACTCCTCGCACCGATGTACGACCTGCCCGGACGGACGAACAGCGCCCGCTTCCTGTTCCTCGACGAGCCCAGGGCCCGGGACCTGTTCCCCGAGTGGGACCGGATCACAGCCGACACCGTGGCGATGCTGCGCATCGAGGCCGGCCGCCACCCCGAGGACCCCGACCTGACCGAACTGATCGGACAACTCGCGACCCGCAGCACGGAATTCCGGACGCGCTGGGCGACCAACGACGTACGAATTCACCGCGCCGGAACGAAGACCTTCCGGCACCCACTCATCGGCGAGGTCACACTGCCCTACGAGACCCTCCGCATCGACGCCGTATCCAACCAGATACTCAGCGTCTACACCCCCCGGCCCGGCACCCCCGAAGCCGACGCGATCCGCCTCCTGGCCAGCTGGAACGCCGACAGCCAGCGGAACAACTAA
- a CDS encoding MSMEG_1061 family FMN-dependent PPOX-type flavoprotein translates to MTTSLAGSAFDSLRLDAVRDQEALRRVYELPGDAAVRKQMTELTEQTRRLIGCSSLVLVASADAEGNCDVSPRGGPAGFVAVLDARTVAIPDATGNKRLDTLQNVIDTGRAGLLFLIPGRTTTLRVNGRACVSTRPELLSQLTAVGKPPASALVLGIEEVYPHCPKSLLRSAAWKPEQWLPADAQPTSAEVTLAQLRMPELTIADIEQTEADSLKYRYE, encoded by the coding sequence ATGACGACATCCCTTGCCGGCAGTGCGTTCGACTCGCTCCGCCTCGACGCCGTGCGCGACCAGGAAGCGCTGCGCCGGGTCTACGAACTCCCCGGCGACGCGGCCGTGCGCAAGCAGATGACCGAACTCACCGAGCAGACCCGGCGGTTGATCGGCTGCTCATCGCTGGTGCTGGTGGCCAGCGCGGATGCCGAGGGCAACTGTGACGTCTCTCCGCGCGGCGGCCCCGCCGGGTTCGTGGCCGTCCTGGACGCACGGACGGTGGCGATACCGGACGCGACCGGCAACAAGCGTCTGGACACCCTGCAGAACGTCATCGACACCGGACGGGCCGGGCTGCTGTTCCTCATCCCGGGGCGCACCACGACGCTCAGGGTGAACGGCCGGGCCTGCGTCTCCACCCGCCCGGAGCTGCTGTCGCAGCTGACCGCCGTGGGCAAGCCGCCGGCCAGTGCGCTGGTGCTGGGGATCGAGGAGGTCTACCCGCACTGCCCCAAGTCGCTCCTGCGCAGCGCGGCCTGGAAGCCGGAGCAGTGGCTGCCGGCGGACGCCCAGCCGACCTCCGCCGAGGTGACGCTGGCCCAGCTGCGGATGCCGGAGCTGACGATCGCCGACATCGAGCAGACGGAGGCGGACTCGCTGAAGTACCGGTACGAGTAA
- a CDS encoding DUF2690 domain-containing protein produces the protein MIIRKRIALATAALTLGSGLALLPATGASAAAYDGQSPVTSGCVNSAITASSKNIYVGSKLEGKIELRYSTSCRTAWGRVIAYYLGGEGEANVYRNSDGKYYLCENTTWSEALNGFTCYTAMVNDAGVTSYAWGQVADFDTGDVGYATTGSY, from the coding sequence ATGATCATCCGCAAGCGCATCGCCCTGGCCACGGCCGCCCTCACCCTGGGCAGCGGCCTCGCCCTCCTGCCGGCGACCGGAGCGTCGGCCGCAGCCTACGACGGACAGAGCCCGGTGACGTCAGGGTGTGTCAACAGCGCCATCACCGCGAGCTCGAAGAACATCTACGTGGGCAGCAAGTTGGAGGGGAAGATCGAGCTCCGGTACAGCACCAGCTGCCGGACTGCCTGGGGGCGCGTCATTGCCTACTACCTCGGGGGCGAGGGGGAAGCCAACGTGTACCGCAACTCCGATGGCAAGTACTACCTCTGTGAGAACACAACCTGGAGCGAGGCCCTGAACGGATTCACCTGTTACACCGCGATGGTCAACGACGCCGGGGTCACGTCGTATGCCTGGGGTCAGGTAGCTGACTTTGACACCGGCGACGTTGGCTACGCCACCACCGGGAGTTACTGA
- a CDS encoding sensor histidine kinase, whose product MRMRTPRPLVLDTLITLAMTWVAVRLGQVSVTRGWPELDARAYVLLALAHLPVVLRRRAPLVVFAVVQVAGIAYISLGYWPVASALGSMLALYTVASVYSARIAVGCAAVMTAKWVYAGVISDSLSMTLVVSQALMFCLVLVWSGTLARRSRELARQLRAEQAERGRREVAAERGRIARELHDVVAHHMSVISVQAGLARFVLDSDIATTRSALGIIENTSGEALEELRRILHVLREHDLGGAESAAPMPTLAHLDDLLGRIRAGGVPVELSIMGTVRPLAPGVELCAFRVVQEALTNVLKHTQHSDAQVRLQYGQRELTVTVTDNGTGNRDGVIPASVRAGGGHGLIGMRERAKLYGGTISVGPRPEGGFAVRLTLPTSATGARWRDERTR is encoded by the coding sequence ATGCGCATGCGTACGCCCCGCCCGCTCGTCCTCGACACGCTGATCACGCTCGCCATGACGTGGGTGGCCGTCCGGCTGGGGCAGGTGTCGGTGACGCGGGGCTGGCCGGAGCTCGATGCGCGGGCCTATGTGCTGCTCGCCCTGGCGCATCTGCCCGTCGTTCTGCGGCGCAGGGCACCGCTGGTGGTCTTCGCAGTCGTGCAGGTGGCCGGCATCGCCTACATCAGCCTGGGGTACTGGCCGGTGGCGTCCGCGTTGGGCTCGATGCTCGCCCTGTACACGGTGGCGTCGGTGTATTCGGCACGGATTGCCGTCGGCTGTGCGGCCGTGATGACCGCCAAGTGGGTGTATGCGGGTGTGATCAGCGACAGCCTGTCCATGACGCTGGTGGTGAGCCAGGCCCTGATGTTCTGCTTGGTGCTGGTGTGGTCCGGCACACTGGCCCGCCGCTCGCGCGAACTCGCCCGGCAGCTGCGCGCCGAGCAGGCCGAGCGGGGCCGCCGTGAGGTCGCCGCCGAACGCGGGCGCATAGCGCGGGAGCTGCACGACGTCGTCGCCCACCACATGTCGGTGATCTCTGTGCAAGCGGGCCTGGCCCGGTTCGTCCTGGACTCCGATATCGCGACGACCCGGAGCGCGCTAGGCATCATCGAGAACACCAGCGGGGAGGCCCTGGAAGAGCTGCGGCGCATACTCCACGTCCTGCGGGAACACGATCTGGGCGGCGCCGAATCGGCCGCGCCCATGCCCACTCTCGCCCACCTCGACGACCTGCTCGGGCGTATCCGGGCAGGTGGCGTCCCGGTCGAGTTGAGCATCATGGGTACCGTGCGTCCGCTCGCCCCGGGTGTCGAGTTGTGCGCGTTCCGAGTCGTCCAGGAGGCCTTGACCAACGTCCTGAAACACACCCAGCACTCGGACGCGCAGGTGCGACTGCAGTACGGGCAGCGTGAACTGACCGTCACTGTAACGGACAACGGAACGGGCAACAGAGACGGGGTGATTCCAGCCAGCGTCAGGGCAGGCGGCGGACACGGCTTGATTGGCATGAGGGAGCGGGCCAAGCTCTACGGCGGGACGATCAGCGTCGGCCCACGCCCCGAGGGGGGGTTCGCGGTCCGCCTCACCCTGCCGACATCGGCAACTGGCGCACGGTGGAGAGATGAACGTACGAGATGA
- a CDS encoding MFS transporter — protein sequence MTTTLSTGHAGAATASPRAMARAGGLHPFGVFILLAGAFLPIMDFFITNVALPSIDASLHASASSLELVIAGYGVAYATLLVLGGRLGDRYGRHRIFLGGLVGFVLASLACGIAPTVGALITARIIQGATAALLIPQVLATFHHVLEGERKSRAVALYGATSGIAAVVGQLVGGLLVSADIAGTSWRPIFLVNVPIGVVVILVAARIVPSTRSPHPVGIDLPGTVLFAATLTALLVPLTEGHSLGWPWWTWLLLALAAVLGSATYLVEKRTERRGDVPLLPPSLLRLPSMSRGLAMVFAFSIGFGAFMFVFALTVQNGLHADALHSGLAILPMALLFFAGSLVAPRMITRYGRAALSTGAIIQLAGLVSLVVILVGNWPHVSLWAIAVPLALVGAGQSMLFAGLFRSVLADVPAHLGGIGSGVLITLQQSGLALGVATLGTLYLTQAPHNIAHAFADVEYVQMAIVALLAVSVAALPRFTKAAATAPVIDA from the coding sequence ATGACGACAACCCTTTCCACCGGGCACGCGGGGGCCGCGACGGCCTCCCCCCGCGCCATGGCCCGCGCGGGCGGGCTGCACCCGTTCGGGGTGTTCATCCTGCTGGCCGGCGCGTTCCTGCCGATCATGGACTTCTTCATCACCAACGTGGCCCTGCCCAGCATCGACGCATCGCTGCACGCCTCGGCCTCGTCACTGGAGCTGGTGATCGCCGGGTACGGCGTCGCGTACGCGACCCTGCTGGTCCTCGGAGGCCGCCTCGGTGACCGCTACGGCCGCCACCGCATTTTCCTCGGCGGGCTCGTGGGCTTCGTTCTGGCCTCGCTGGCCTGCGGCATCGCCCCGACCGTGGGTGCGCTGATCACGGCCCGCATCATCCAGGGCGCCACCGCCGCCCTGCTCATCCCGCAGGTACTGGCGACCTTTCATCACGTACTGGAAGGGGAACGCAAGTCCCGCGCCGTGGCCCTGTACGGGGCGACCTCCGGCATCGCCGCCGTGGTCGGGCAACTGGTGGGCGGCCTGCTGGTCAGCGCCGACATCGCCGGTACCTCCTGGCGGCCGATCTTCCTGGTCAACGTACCCATCGGCGTGGTCGTGATCCTGGTGGCGGCAAGGATCGTGCCCAGCACCCGCTCGCCGCACCCCGTCGGCATCGACCTGCCCGGCACCGTACTGTTCGCCGCCACCCTGACCGCCCTGCTGGTCCCGCTGACCGAGGGCCACTCGCTTGGCTGGCCATGGTGGACTTGGCTGCTGCTCGCCCTCGCGGCCGTCCTCGGCTCCGCCACCTACCTTGTGGAGAAGCGCACCGAGCGGCGCGGCGACGTGCCGCTGCTGCCGCCGTCGCTGCTGCGGCTGCCGTCGATGTCCCGCGGTCTGGCGATGGTGTTCGCCTTCAGCATCGGCTTCGGCGCGTTCATGTTCGTCTTCGCCCTCACCGTCCAGAACGGCCTGCACGCCGACGCCCTGCACAGCGGCCTGGCGATCCTGCCGATGGCCCTGCTGTTCTTCGCCGGCTCCCTGGTCGCGCCCCGCATGATCACACGCTACGGCCGCGCCGCGCTGTCCACCGGCGCCATCATCCAACTCGCCGGACTGGTCTCACTGGTGGTCATCCTGGTCGGGAACTGGCCGCACGTCAGCCTCTGGGCCATAGCCGTGCCGCTCGCCCTGGTAGGTGCCGGACAGTCGATGCTGTTCGCCGGCCTGTTCCGCAGCGTCCTCGCCGACGTCCCAGCCCACCTCGGCGGCATCGGCAGCGGCGTGCTGATCACCCTCCAGCAGAGTGGTCTCGCCCTCGGCGTGGCCACCCTCGGCACCCTCTACCTGACCCAGGCACCGCACAACATCGCCCACGCCTTCGCCGACGTCGAGTACGTGCAGATGGCCATCGTCGCCCTGCTCGCGGTCAGCGTCGCCGCTCTCCCGCGCTTCACCAAGGCCGCAGCCACCGCACCGGTCATCGACGCCTGA